In Tsuneonella amylolytica, one genomic interval encodes:
- a CDS encoding FkbM family methyltransferase, with the protein MTTAPIPYYSQFGEDRGLEKIFGGKRDGFAIEVGANNGVDGSTTLHFEKLGWECILVEPNPSLCAEIRTKRAAMLFECAASSAPGTAVLQIAVGAEGSHAVSALGDSGKAAEILQDHGFRTEPVEVATRTMDAILEEAAVARPIDFVSIDVEGHELEMLKGFSLDRWRPRILIIEDNASLGEGSVKDHLEAGGYVRFRRTGVNDWYAHRGDTELAGPLRRAAYYPSMVYGRAVALLLRAATPVAPILKRVPGAMAVRNLLLGGRRG; encoded by the coding sequence GTGACGACGGCTCCGATCCCCTATTACTCGCAGTTCGGCGAGGATCGCGGCCTCGAGAAGATTTTCGGCGGCAAGCGCGACGGTTTCGCGATCGAGGTCGGCGCGAACAACGGTGTCGACGGCAGCACCACCCTGCACTTCGAGAAACTCGGTTGGGAATGCATCCTCGTTGAGCCCAACCCGTCTCTGTGCGCGGAAATCCGCACCAAGCGTGCAGCGATGCTGTTCGAATGCGCCGCTTCGAGCGCGCCGGGAACGGCCGTCCTCCAGATCGCGGTCGGGGCGGAAGGATCGCACGCGGTGTCCGCGCTCGGCGACAGCGGCAAGGCGGCCGAGATCCTCCAGGATCATGGCTTTCGCACCGAGCCGGTCGAGGTCGCGACGCGGACGATGGATGCGATCCTGGAAGAGGCGGCCGTGGCGAGGCCCATCGACTTCGTCTCGATCGACGTCGAGGGGCACGAACTTGAGATGCTGAAGGGCTTCTCGCTCGATCGCTGGCGGCCGCGCATCCTCATCATCGAGGACAACGCCTCGCTGGGCGAAGGTTCGGTGAAGGATCACCTCGAGGCCGGCGGCTATGTTCGCTTCCGCCGCACAGGCGTGAACGACTGGTACGCGCATCGCGGGGATACCGAACTCGCCGGCCCGCTGCGCCGCGCCGCCTACTACCCCTCGATGGTCTACGGCCGCGCGGTCGCGTTGCTGCTGAGGGCCGCGACACCCGTAGCCCCCATCCTCAAGCGCGTCCCGGGCGCGATGGCGGTGCGTAACCTGCTGCTGGGCGGACGGCGCGGCTGA
- a CDS encoding oligosaccharide flippase family protein — protein sequence MNSSNDGSDRGSIADASAREPALGWSLAAGVASTAWTAIVTIATVPAYLHFLGVEAYGLIGFYIALQAMFAVLDLGLSQSINREVARASRDDERIAVRNLLHTLAAGYWIVAVLIGGAMWLLSPWLAVSWLDSTIDPSRLATVVALMGLTIALRFPLGLYLGALIGARRLGLASGIEIAMVTLAQVGVLAVLAFVSPTIEAFFAWQAAIAALNVLAVRSAVWRILAVPGAKPDAGRTRFDFGGLKRIWRFSAGLAVTAILGAIFVQSDKIVLSKIAPLADVGRYTLAWIAARSLYVLTAPAFNVIYPRISALHAADATAEIEALYRHGTRLLMGIVFPAAFFVAVFSGPIFAIWTGDAALAASVFWVVVLLMVGTAFNCAMHFPYALQLAFGQSRLPMLINVILLAVFVPVLIVLATRFGILGGAMAWAILNTLYLFFGTWITHRSLLPGTGSRWLAGDVGGPFLISLIVVGGGGYALRSAGLPELAAAALGAILAAAAFAIVLWTTPDLRAFARTLFVPGAGTGGRGGAAR from the coding sequence ATGAACAGTTCGAATGACGGTTCGGACAGGGGTTCGATCGCCGATGCCAGCGCGCGTGAGCCGGCGCTGGGGTGGAGCCTCGCCGCCGGCGTCGCCAGCACCGCATGGACCGCCATCGTCACGATCGCGACGGTCCCGGCCTATCTCCATTTCCTGGGTGTCGAAGCTTACGGCCTGATCGGCTTCTACATCGCGCTGCAGGCGATGTTTGCCGTCCTCGACCTGGGGCTGTCGCAATCGATCAACCGGGAGGTCGCGCGCGCTTCCCGGGACGACGAGCGGATCGCGGTGCGGAACCTGCTCCACACGCTCGCGGCGGGGTACTGGATCGTCGCGGTCCTGATCGGCGGGGCCATGTGGCTGCTGTCGCCCTGGCTCGCGGTGTCGTGGCTCGATTCCACCATCGACCCGTCGCGGCTGGCGACGGTGGTCGCGCTGATGGGTCTCACCATCGCGTTGCGCTTCCCGTTGGGGCTGTATCTGGGCGCGCTGATCGGAGCGCGCCGGCTGGGGCTGGCGAGCGGGATCGAGATCGCGATGGTGACGCTGGCCCAGGTCGGGGTGCTCGCCGTCCTCGCGTTCGTGTCGCCGACGATCGAGGCGTTCTTCGCCTGGCAGGCGGCCATCGCCGCGCTCAACGTGCTCGCGGTCCGCAGCGCGGTATGGCGGATACTGGCGGTGCCGGGCGCGAAGCCGGACGCAGGCCGAACGCGCTTCGATTTTGGTGGCCTCAAACGGATCTGGCGCTTTTCGGCCGGACTTGCGGTCACCGCCATCCTCGGCGCGATCTTCGTACAGAGCGACAAGATCGTACTGAGCAAGATCGCCCCGCTCGCCGATGTCGGGCGCTACACGCTCGCCTGGATCGCGGCGCGCAGCCTCTACGTCCTCACCGCGCCGGCCTTCAACGTAATCTACCCGCGCATCTCCGCCCTCCACGCGGCGGACGCGACTGCCGAGATCGAGGCGCTCTATCGCCACGGCACCCGGCTGCTCATGGGCATCGTCTTTCCCGCCGCGTTCTTCGTGGCGGTCTTCTCGGGCCCGATCTTCGCGATCTGGACGGGCGATGCGGCGCTCGCGGCCAGTGTTTTCTGGGTCGTCGTCCTGCTGATGGTCGGCACCGCGTTCAACTGCGCGATGCACTTTCCCTACGCCCTGCAGCTGGCATTCGGGCAATCGCGGTTGCCGATGCTGATCAACGTGATCCTGCTCGCCGTGTTCGTGCCGGTGCTGATCGTGCTGGCCACGCGGTTCGGCATCCTCGGTGGGGCGATGGCGTGGGCGATCCTCAACACGCTCTATCTATTTTTCGGAACGTGGATTACCCACCGCTCACTGCTGCCCGGAACCGGTTCGCGCTGGCTTGCGGGAGACGTCGGGGGACCGTTCTTGATCAGCCTTATCGTGGTGGGCGGCGGCGGATACGCGCTGCGGTCGGCCGGCCTGCCCGAACTCGCAGCGGCGGCGCTCGGTGCCATCCTCGCGGCGGCCGCCTTCGCGATCGTGCTTTGGACGACGCCCGATCTGCGCGCCTTCGCACGCACTCTGTTCGTGCCGGGCGCGGGCACCGGGGGACGCGGGGGCGCAGCGCGGTGA
- the gmd gene encoding GDP-mannose 4,6-dehydratase: MKKNGKVALVTGVTGQDGAYLTALLISKGYVVHGIKRRASLFNTVRIDHLYRDPHEEDVRFFLHHGDVTDSSNLIRVIQQTKPDEIYNLAAQSHVAVSFEEPVYTANSDALGTLRLLEAIRILGMEKHTRFYQASTSELFGKVQETPQSETTPFYPRSPYGVAKLYSYWITVNYREAYGIYACNGILFNHESPVRGENFVTRKITRGLARIKLGLQETLYLGNLDARRDWGHARDYVEAMWQMLQQEEPEDFVVATGVQHSVREFVTIAGKELGIDITWRGEGLEETGCDASGRPIVRVDPRYFRPSEVETLLGDASKARAKLGWEPKTSFAELVSEMVREDLKSAERDQLVKKHGYQVHEQFE; encoded by the coding sequence ATGAAGAAGAACGGCAAGGTCGCACTGGTCACCGGCGTGACAGGCCAGGACGGCGCCTACCTCACCGCCCTCCTCATCTCCAAGGGCTACGTCGTGCACGGTATCAAGCGGCGCGCGTCGCTGTTCAACACCGTGCGCATCGACCACCTATACCGCGACCCCCACGAGGAGGACGTCCGCTTCTTCCTCCATCACGGCGACGTAACGGATTCGAGCAACCTCATCCGCGTGATCCAGCAAACGAAGCCGGACGAAATCTACAATCTTGCGGCGCAGAGCCACGTCGCCGTGTCGTTCGAGGAACCGGTGTACACCGCCAATTCGGACGCGCTCGGCACATTGCGCCTGCTCGAGGCGATCCGCATCCTGGGCATGGAGAAGCACACGCGGTTCTACCAGGCATCGACGTCCGAACTGTTCGGCAAGGTGCAGGAGACCCCGCAGTCGGAAACGACGCCGTTCTACCCGCGCTCCCCCTACGGCGTGGCGAAGCTCTATTCCTACTGGATCACGGTCAACTACCGCGAGGCGTACGGGATCTACGCCTGCAACGGAATCCTGTTCAATCACGAGTCCCCCGTGCGCGGCGAGAACTTCGTCACACGCAAGATCACTCGCGGCCTCGCCCGCATCAAGCTGGGGCTGCAGGAAACGCTCTATCTCGGCAACCTCGACGCCCGGCGCGACTGGGGCCATGCCCGCGACTACGTCGAGGCGATGTGGCAGATGCTGCAGCAGGAAGAGCCGGAGGACTTCGTCGTCGCCACCGGCGTCCAGCACAGCGTGCGCGAGTTCGTGACCATCGCCGGCAAGGAACTGGGGATCGACATCACGTGGCGGGGCGAAGGGCTGGAGGAGACCGGCTGCGATGCGTCCGGCCGCCCGATCGTCCGCGTCGATCCGCGATACTTCCGCCCGTCCGAGGTCGAGACTCTGCTCGGCGACGCCAGCAAGGCGCGCGCGAAGCTGGGCTGGGAGCCGAAGACATCGTTCGCCGAACTGGTGTCGGAAATGGTGCGCGAAGACCTGAAATCCGCGGAGCGGGACCAGCTGGTCAAGAAGCACGGCTACCAGGTCCATGAACAGTTCGAATGA
- a CDS encoding DUF427 domain-containing protein, producing the protein MRPRPLPAAPGQESVWAFPRPAIAEPTSAHVRIEHAGRVVADSNGTVRTLETSHPPSYYIPPADIAPGVLQRASGGSFCEWKGHAVYWDVVLGDIVLPRVGWSYPDPTRAFASLRDHVAFYAGPFDRCSVDGEIAVPQPGQFYGGWITSRYAGPFKGVPGSMGW; encoded by the coding sequence GTGAGACCCCGACCGCTCCCCGCCGCGCCGGGCCAGGAAAGCGTGTGGGCTTTCCCGCGCCCCGCCATCGCGGAACCGACCTCCGCGCACGTCCGGATCGAGCACGCGGGCCGGGTCGTCGCCGACAGCAACGGCACCGTCCGCACCCTCGAGACGAGCCATCCTCCCAGCTACTACATTCCGCCCGCCGACATCGCGCCCGGAGTGCTGCAGCGCGCAAGCGGCGGATCGTTCTGCGAATGGAAGGGGCATGCCGTCTACTGGGATGTCGTGCTGGGCGACATCGTCCTGCCGCGGGTCGGGTGGAGCTATCCCGATCCCACACGCGCCTTTGCGTCGCTGCGCGATCATGTCGCCTTCTACGCCGGCCCGTTCGACCGGTGCAGCGTCGACGGCGAGATCGCGGTGCCGCAGCCCGGCCAGTTCTACGGCGGCTGGATCACCAGCCGCTATGCCGGTCCCTTCAAGGGCGTACCGGGAAGCATGGGGTGGTGA
- a CDS encoding ABC1 kinase family protein, with protein MSDDDSGGDDSGDWTGRGRSVPSGRFSRLGHFGRLAGGIVGGVLAEGARRMAEGERPQLRDMLLTPRNVGRVADRLSHLRGAAMKLGQMISMDAGDMLPPELAEIMARLRENAHHMRPDQLQKVLAREWGKDWRTRFRRFEPRPMAAASIGQVHRAVTLDGRTLAIKVQYPGVRESIDADVDNVATLLRVSGLLPRELDIAPLLEAAKRQLAEEADYRREGAQMQLFGRLLAGEPGVVVPELVPEFTTDRVLAMTFVEGAPIETLETAPQETRDAAMRTLIGLVLRELFEFGTMQTDPNFANYRWQADTGRLVLLDFGAARTVEPATVEGYRRLLEAGLAGDRTGVREAALAAGFIGPGAIERHGDRVDRMIDIILGEMNRDGPFDFGDRRFVGVLRDEGMAIAQDRATWHLPPSDVLFVQRKVSGTALLAARLKARVDVRSMLRPFVEESDANA; from the coding sequence ATGAGCGACGACGACAGCGGCGGAGACGACAGCGGAGACTGGACCGGGCGCGGCCGTTCGGTGCCGAGCGGGCGATTCTCGCGCCTCGGCCATTTCGGACGGCTGGCGGGCGGCATCGTGGGCGGCGTCCTGGCAGAAGGGGCGCGCCGCATGGCCGAAGGCGAGCGCCCCCAGCTCCGCGACATGCTGCTCACCCCGCGCAACGTAGGGCGGGTGGCCGATCGCCTGTCGCATCTGCGCGGTGCGGCGATGAAGCTCGGCCAGATGATCTCGATGGACGCGGGCGACATGCTGCCGCCCGAACTGGCCGAGATCATGGCCCGCCTGCGCGAGAACGCCCACCATATGCGGCCCGACCAGCTGCAAAAGGTGTTGGCCCGCGAATGGGGCAAGGACTGGCGCACGCGCTTCCGCCGGTTCGAGCCGCGCCCGATGGCGGCGGCCTCGATCGGGCAGGTTCACCGCGCCGTCACGCTCGACGGGCGGACGCTCGCGATCAAGGTGCAGTACCCGGGCGTGCGCGAAAGCATCGATGCCGATGTCGACAACGTGGCGACCCTGCTGCGCGTGTCCGGCCTGCTGCCGCGCGAGCTCGACATCGCGCCATTGCTCGAAGCGGCAAAGCGCCAGCTGGCCGAGGAAGCCGACTACCGCCGCGAGGGCGCGCAGATGCAGCTGTTCGGCAGGCTGCTGGCAGGCGAACCGGGGGTGGTCGTGCCCGAACTCGTGCCCGAGTTCACGACCGACCGGGTGCTCGCAATGACATTCGTGGAAGGCGCGCCGATCGAAACGCTGGAAACCGCCCCGCAGGAGACCCGCGACGCCGCCATGCGGACGCTGATCGGGCTCGTGCTGCGCGAGCTGTTCGAGTTCGGCACGATGCAGACCGATCCCAACTTCGCCAACTACCGCTGGCAGGCGGACACCGGGCGTCTCGTCCTGCTCGACTTCGGCGCGGCGCGAACGGTCGAGCCGGCGACGGTAGAAGGTTATCGGCGTTTGCTGGAGGCTGGCCTCGCCGGGGATCGCACCGGCGTGCGCGAGGCGGCGCTGGCGGCGGGCTTCATCGGCCCGGGCGCGATCGAACGGCACGGCGACCGAGTGGACCGCATGATCGACATCATCCTCGGCGAAATGAACCGGGACGGACCCTTCGATTTCGGCGATCGCCGGTTCGTGGGCGTACTGCGCGACGAAGGTATGGCCATCGCGCAGGACCGCGCGACGTGGCACCTGCCGCCCAGCGACGTTCTGTTCGTGCAGCGCAAGGTCAGCGGCACCGCGCTCCTCGCCGCCCGGCTGAAGGCGCGGGTCGATGTGCGTTCGATGCTGCGACCCTTCGTCGAGGAAAGCGACGCGAACGCCTGA
- a CDS encoding 3,4-dihydroxy-2-butanone-4-phosphate synthase, whose product MSGELQAALDALAAGETIVLTGDRLRGGDIDFCVAASRITPEAVNFMATHGRGLVCLALTPARAVRLGIELINPGREHQSGRPHGRSIEAASGVSTGISAADRAHTIAVAAADGATASDIVSPGHVFPLITAEGGVRERPAAAEAAVELCRLAGVGDAAVICSIMRDDGEMARLDDIGNLVAEHGLTVASLDRLLEREV is encoded by the coding sequence ATGAGCGGCGAGCTGCAGGCCGCGCTGGACGCGCTGGCGGCGGGCGAGACGATCGTCCTCACCGGCGACCGGCTGCGCGGCGGGGACATCGACTTCTGCGTCGCGGCGAGCCGCATCACGCCCGAAGCGGTCAATTTCATGGCCACCCACGGCCGCGGTCTCGTGTGCCTTGCACTCACGCCCGCCCGCGCGGTGCGGCTCGGCATCGAGCTCATCAACCCCGGGCGCGAGCACCAGTCGGGGCGGCCCCACGGCCGCTCGATCGAGGCGGCGAGCGGGGTATCGACCGGCATCTCGGCGGCCGACCGCGCGCACACGATCGCCGTCGCGGCGGCCGATGGCGCGACCGCCAGCGACATCGTCTCGCCCGGCCACGTCTTCCCGCTGATCACGGCGGAGGGCGGCGTGCGCGAACGCCCCGCTGCGGCCGAAGCGGCGGTCGAACTGTGCCGCCTGGCCGGGGTGGGCGACGCGGCGGTCATCTGCTCGATCATGCGCGACGACGGCGAAATGGCCCGCCTCGACGACATCGGCAACCTCGTTGCCGAGCACGGCCTCACTGTCGCCTCGCTCGACCGCCTGCTCGAACGCGAAGTTTAG
- a CDS encoding NADPH-dependent FMN reductase encodes MTTRIVGIGGTVHPGSSTEQALALALAVAADAGAETTMFGGEYLRALPHYRGEGYGIEDGAELVEAVRQADGLIISAPGYHGSISGLLKNALDYLEDLAKDERPYLDGRAVGLIATAYGDQATMSTLLTMRSVVHALRGWPTPMGATVRVYHGLFSPDGECLEDRARMQIELVGRQTFRGACALSLAGNRE; translated from the coding sequence ATGACCACCCGTATCGTCGGCATCGGCGGCACCGTCCATCCGGGCAGCTCGACCGAGCAGGCCCTCGCCCTCGCCCTCGCAGTCGCGGCGGACGCGGGCGCCGAAACCACCATGTTCGGCGGGGAGTACCTGCGCGCGCTGCCGCACTACCGCGGCGAAGGCTACGGCATCGAGGACGGCGCCGAACTGGTCGAGGCGGTGCGCCAGGCCGACGGGCTTATTATCTCGGCCCCCGGCTACCACGGCAGCATTTCGGGCCTGCTCAAGAACGCGCTCGATTATCTCGAAGACCTGGCGAAGGACGAGCGCCCCTATCTCGACGGGCGCGCGGTGGGCCTGATCGCGACCGCTTACGGCGACCAGGCGACGATGAGCACTCTCCTGACCATGCGATCGGTGGTCCATGCCCTGCGCGGCTGGCCGACCCCGATGGGCGCGACGGTGCGGGTGTACCACGGCCTGTTCTCGCCCGACGGCGAATGCCTGGAAGACCGTGCGCGGATGCAGATCGAACTCGTCGGGCGGCAGACCTTCCGCGGCGCCTGCGCGCTGTCGCTGGCGGGGAACCGGGAATGA
- a CDS encoding glycerol-3-phosphate dehydrogenase gives MTDPAPLYDLAVIGGGVNGCGIARDAAGRGARVLLLEAGDLASGTSSKSTKLIHGGLRYLEHYEFGLVRESLKEREVLLGIAPHIAWPMRFVLPYVDGLRPRWLLRAGLFLYDHIGGRKRLPATKTIDLTRHVAGAPLKPEFTSAFAYSDCWVDDARLVVLNARDAADRGAEVRTRCPVTALRRAGAHWAIEAGGTTFLAKAIVNAAGPHVLDVLEGSDLRPDRKMRQVRGSHIVVRRKFDHPFAYFFQLPDGRIFFAIPYECAFTLIGTTDADHHGGPVEASAEEIAYLCEGASRFFREPVEPADVVWTYAGVRPLVDDGSGKPEAATRGYELDLSDEDAGAPILTVYGGKITTYRHLAEEAVDKLAGRLPVLTSDGWTGTAALPGGDFPVEGAPALEARFAREFPTFAEHAYRIVRAYGTAAFEIFAGDTGRDFGHGLCEAEVRHLITREWARSAEDVLWRRTKLGLRFSSEEALALDQFIRQEAAI, from the coding sequence TTGACCGATCCCGCCCCCCTCTACGACCTTGCCGTGATCGGCGGCGGGGTAAACGGCTGCGGCATCGCCCGCGATGCGGCCGGCAGGGGCGCGCGCGTGCTGCTGCTGGAGGCCGGCGACCTCGCCAGCGGCACGTCGTCGAAGTCGACCAAGCTGATCCACGGGGGCCTGCGCTACCTCGAACACTACGAGTTCGGCCTCGTGCGCGAGAGCCTGAAGGAGCGCGAGGTCCTGCTCGGGATCGCGCCGCATATCGCCTGGCCGATGCGCTTTGTGCTGCCCTACGTCGACGGCCTGCGCCCGCGCTGGCTGCTGCGCGCGGGGCTGTTCCTCTACGACCACATCGGCGGCCGCAAGCGCCTGCCGGCCACGAAGACGATCGACCTGACGCGGCACGTCGCAGGCGCGCCGCTGAAGCCGGAATTCACGAGCGCCTTCGCCTATTCCGATTGCTGGGTGGATGACGCGCGGCTGGTGGTCCTCAACGCCCGCGACGCTGCCGACCGCGGCGCCGAGGTCCGCACGCGCTGCCCGGTCACCGCATTGCGGCGCGCCGGTGCTCACTGGGCGATCGAAGCCGGCGGCACGACGTTTCTCGCCAAGGCCATCGTCAACGCCGCGGGGCCGCACGTGCTCGACGTGCTGGAGGGCAGCGACCTCCGCCCCGACCGCAAGATGCGGCAGGTGCGCGGATCGCACATCGTCGTGCGCCGTAAGTTCGATCATCCGTTCGCCTATTTCTTCCAGCTGCCCGACGGACGCATCTTCTTCGCCATCCCCTACGAGTGCGCCTTCACCCTGATCGGCACGACCGACGCCGACCACCACGGCGGGCCGGTGGAGGCGAGCGCGGAGGAGATCGCCTACCTGTGCGAGGGGGCGAGCCGCTTCTTCCGCGAGCCGGTGGAGCCGGCGGACGTCGTGTGGACCTATGCCGGTGTTCGCCCGCTGGTCGACGACGGATCGGGCAAGCCCGAGGCGGCGACGCGCGGGTACGAGCTCGATCTTTCGGACGAAGACGCGGGCGCGCCGATCCTCACCGTCTATGGCGGGAAAATCACGACCTATCGCCATCTCGCCGAAGAAGCTGTCGACAAGCTCGCTGGCCGGCTGCCGGTGCTGACCAGCGACGGGTGGACGGGCACCGCCGCGCTTCCCGGGGGCGATTTCCCGGTCGAGGGGGCGCCCGCGCTCGAAGCGCGCTTCGCCCGCGAATTTCCTACGTTCGCCGAGCACGCGTACCGCATCGTGCGCGCCTACGGCACCGCGGCGTTCGAGATCTTCGCCGGCGATACCGGCCGCGATTTCGGCCACGGCCTGTGCGAGGCCGAAGTGCGCCACCTGATTACCCGTGAATGGGCGCGCTCCGCCGAAGACGTGCTGTGGCGGCGTACCAAGCTGGGCCTGCGGTTCTCGTCCGAGGAAGCGCTGGCGCTCGACCAATTCATCCGGCAGGAGGCCGCAATATGA
- a CDS encoding LLM class flavin-dependent oxidoreductase: protein MTTNPGQPCEIAWFSALCDDDYEFLGVPDPQLQSSWEHCRNIVLRAEEGGFDNVLLPSGYQLGLDTTVFAAAIAPMLTRMKLLWATRIGEDWPPQLARRIATLDRILGPNAAGTAGRLNVNIISSDMPGQSMPGGPRYGRATEVMKIVRQLLNGESIDHQGEHYQLTLDPPRITTISGKCPPFYFGGLSHEARECAAEACDVYLMWPDTMDKVRENIADLTARAASYGRTLKFGYRVHVIVRETEDEARAYADRLLSKLDDEKGRAIREASLDAKNYGVQRQAELRGAADGDGFVEENLWTGIGRARSGCGAAIVGNPDQVLAKLRAYQAEGIEAFILSGYPHMQECDLFARHVLPHIEHGPLSFD from the coding sequence ATGACGACGAACCCCGGCCAACCATGCGAGATCGCGTGGTTTTCCGCGCTGTGCGACGACGACTACGAATTCCTCGGCGTTCCCGATCCGCAGCTCCAGTCGAGCTGGGAGCATTGTCGCAACATCGTGCTGCGCGCGGAGGAAGGCGGGTTCGACAACGTGCTGCTGCCGTCGGGCTATCAGCTCGGGCTCGACACCACGGTCTTCGCCGCCGCGATCGCGCCGATGCTGACCCGCATGAAGCTGCTGTGGGCGACCCGCATCGGCGAGGACTGGCCGCCCCAGCTCGCGCGCCGGATCGCCACGCTCGACCGTATTCTCGGGCCGAACGCCGCGGGGACGGCCGGGCGGCTGAACGTCAACATCATCTCCTCCGACATGCCCGGCCAGTCGATGCCCGGTGGCCCGCGCTATGGCCGCGCGACCGAGGTGATGAAGATCGTCCGACAGCTCCTCAACGGGGAAAGCATCGACCACCAGGGCGAGCACTACCAGCTCACGCTCGACCCGCCGCGGATCACCACGATCAGTGGCAAGTGCCCGCCATTCTACTTCGGCGGCCTTAGCCACGAAGCGCGCGAGTGCGCCGCGGAGGCGTGCGACGTCTATCTCATGTGGCCCGACACGATGGACAAGGTGCGCGAGAACATCGCCGACCTGACCGCGCGTGCCGCCAGTTACGGCCGCACGCTCAAATTTGGTTACCGCGTCCACGTGATCGTGCGCGAGACCGAGGACGAGGCGCGCGCCTATGCCGACCGCCTGCTGTCGAAGCTCGATGACGAGAAGGGCCGCGCAATCCGCGAGGCGTCGCTCGACGCGAAGAACTACGGCGTCCAGCGGCAGGCCGAACTGCGCGGCGCGGCGGACGGCGACGGCTTCGTGGAAGAGAACCTGTGGACCGGCATCGGGCGCGCGCGTTCCGGCTGCGGAGCGGCGATCGTCGGAAATCCCGACCAAGTGTTGGCGAAGCTGCGCGCCTACCAGGCCGAAGGGATCGAGGCTTTCATCCTGTCGGGTTACCCCCACATGCAGGAATGCGACTTGTTCGCCCGCCACGTTCTGCCCCACATCGAACACGGACCGCTGAGCTTCGACTGA
- a CDS encoding aldo/keto reductase, with protein MSQLPAPPASRTLGTSDIAISPIAWGMWRLAEGSRSRADAAALVHAALDAGITLLDTADIYGFDGTGGFGDAEALLGEVLAADPGLRDKMVLATKGGIMPPLPYDQSRSYLTEALDKSLARVKVDTVDLYQIHRPDLLAHPQEVARTLEDAVSAGKVRTLGVSNFTPAQIDALAHFLTVPLVSTQPEISPLRIDCFENGELDQAMRMGLTPLAWSPLGGGALISPKGARDIAVATELDRIAGEQGVSRSVAAYGWLMAHPAGIVPIVGSQNAERIAEATQALEMRWTRQDWYAVLVAARGAPMP; from the coding sequence ATGAGCCAGCTTCCCGCCCCGCCTGCCAGCCGCACGCTGGGCACCAGCGACATCGCGATCTCGCCGATCGCGTGGGGCATGTGGCGCCTCGCCGAAGGTAGCCGCAGCAGGGCCGATGCGGCAGCGCTGGTCCATGCCGCGCTCGACGCCGGGATCACCCTGCTCGACACCGCCGACATCTACGGCTTCGACGGGACAGGTGGTTTCGGCGACGCCGAAGCGCTGCTGGGCGAGGTTCTGGCCGCCGATCCGGGTTTGCGGGACAAGATGGTGCTGGCGACCAAGGGCGGGATCATGCCGCCGCTGCCGTACGACCAGTCGCGCAGCTACCTGACGGAAGCGCTCGACAAGTCGCTGGCGCGGGTGAAGGTCGATACGGTGGACCTCTACCAGATCCACCGCCCCGACCTGCTGGCGCATCCGCAGGAAGTCGCCCGCACGCTCGAGGATGCGGTCTCGGCCGGGAAGGTCCGCACGCTCGGCGTGTCGAACTTCACGCCCGCGCAGATCGATGCGCTGGCGCATTTCTTGACGGTTCCGCTCGTCAGCACCCAGCCCGAAATCAGCCCGTTGCGGATAGATTGTTTCGAGAACGGCGAGCTCGACCAGGCGATGCGGATGGGGCTGACCCCGCTGGCGTGGTCGCCGCTGGGCGGCGGGGCGCTGATCTCGCCAAAGGGCGCGCGCGATATCGCGGTGGCGACCGAGCTCGACCGCATCGCCGGCGAACAGGGCGTCAGTCGCAGCGTAGCGGCCTACGGCTGGCTGATGGCGCACCCGGCGGGCATCGTCCCCATCGTCGGTTCGCAGAACGCCGAACGCATCGCGGAGGCCACACAGGCGCTTGAAATGCGCTGGACCCGGCAGGATTGGTACGCGGTGCTCGTCGCCGCCAGAGGAGCACCCATGCCATGA